A window of Desulfobulbus oralis genomic DNA:
CGGCACTCACCATGTCCAGGCTGAATCTGAAAACGGCCCGGGCCTGGCAACTGAAAACGACATTTCAGGACTTGTTCCGGCAGGCCCCCGGCCAGGCGGAGGCCTTCCTGAAGAGGTGGTGTCTCGTGGGCACTGCAGGCTCCTCTGGCGGGATTACGCCGGAGTTCCCTGCTGATCGCCCGAAGGACTCCGGTTCAGGGCTCCGGCGATCTTGCGGATTCCGCAGCCCTGAGCACGAAGGCACAGTATACTTTCCCGTTCTGTTGCTGCGTTTAGCTCGTAAATCCAGGATGTATTTTCCTGAAGAGTGCCCCTTGCTGCTGGCGTTGCGCCTCGTGCCTGAGCCAGGCCTGCACCTGTTTGCCCCGTCGCAGGCGCGTGAGCTGCAGCATCAGGGGAAAAGGTGTTTCCAGGAGACCATAGTCTTTTTGCAGACGCCTTTCCATGTAGAGCCAGAGCCGGGCTGTGGCCTCGGCATCGGCCAGGGCCCGGTGCCAGTTGCCGTTCGGCGCGATGCCGCAGTGTTCGGCCAGAACCGAGAGCT
This region includes:
- a CDS encoding helix-turn-helix domain-containing protein, whose product is MAQARGATPAARGTLQENTSWIYELNAATERESILCLRAQGCGIRKIAGALNRSPSGDQQGTPA